Proteins encoded in a region of the Sugiyamaella lignohabitans strain CBS 10342 chromosome B, complete sequence genome:
- the PRE10 gene encoding proteasome core particle subunit alpha 7 (Alpha 7 subunit of the 20S proteasome; protein abundance increases in response to DNA replication stress; GO_component: GO:0005737 - cytoplasm [Evidence IEA,IEA]; GO_component: GO:0005737 - cytoplasm [Evidence IC] [PMID 9087403]; GO_component: GO:0042175 - nuclear outer membrane-endoplasmic reticulum membrane network [Evidence IC] [PMID 9087403]; GO_component: GO:0005634 - nucleus [Evidence IEA,IEA]; GO_component: GO:0005634 - nucleus [Evidence IC] [PMID 9087403]; GO_component: GO:0000502 - proteasome complex [Evidence IEA]; GO_component: GO:0005839 - proteasome core complex [Evidence IEA]; GO_component: GO:0019773 - proteasome core complex, alpha-subunit complex [Evidence IEA]; GO_component: GO:0019773 - proteasome core complex, alpha-subunit complex [Evidence IDA] [PMID 9087403]; GO_component: GO:0034515 - proteasome storage granule [Evidence IDA] [PMID 18504300]; GO_function: GO:0004175 - endopeptidase activity [Evidence IEA]; GO_function: GO:0016787 - hydrolase activity [Evidence IEA]; GO_function: GO:0003729 - mRNA binding [Evidence IDA] [PMID 21124907]; GO_function: GO:0008233 - peptidase activity [Evidence IEA]; GO_function: GO:0004298 - threonine-type endopeptidase activity [Evidence IEA,IEA]; GO_process: GO:0010499 - proteasomal ubiquitin-independent protein catabolic process [Evidence IDA] [PMID 19162040]; GO_process: GO:0043161 - proteasome-mediated ubiquitin-dependent protein catabolic process [Evidence IDA] [PMID 11545745]; GO_process: GO:0043161 - proteasome-mediated ubiquitin-dependent protein catabolic process [Evidence IDA] [PMID 19029916]; GO_process: GO:0006508 - proteolysis [Evidence IEA]; GO_process: GO:0051603 - proteolysis involved in cellular protein catabolic process [Evidence IEA]; GO_process: GO:0006511 - ubiquitin-dependent protein catabolic process [Evidence IEA]): MIEPSGTSWGYHGAATGKGRQVAKSELEKLDLGSLDARQAVKEAAKIIYLAHEDSKDKDFELEMTWVSQSATGGKHEFVPADLLQEAKQYAIDELSGGDDMEE, encoded by the coding sequence ATGATTGAGCCCAGTGGAACCTCGTGGGGATACCACGGAGCAGCCACCGGTAAGGGCCGTCAAGTGGCGAAATCGGAGCTCGAGAAACTGGATCTCGGTAGTCTGGATGCCCGTCAAGCCGTTAAAGAAGCTGCCAAAATCATTTATCTGGCTCACGAGGATTCGAAAGACAAGGATTTCGAGCTCGAAATGACCTGGGTCAGCCAGTCAGCCACCGGCGGAAAACACGAGTTCGTGCCCGCCGACCTGCTACAAGAAGCCAAGCAATACGCTATAGACGAGCTCTCGGGCGGCGACGACATGGAAGAGTAG
- the NUP57 gene encoding FG-nucleoporin NUP57, translating into MSTPMFSWSKPSDQLNQSTLGSGVSGAQAGGSLFGTAGGNAAGQPANQGFGSATGSGFGAGFGAGGTNSFSQQPQQQTQQLLLQPQQQQQQQQQQQQLQNGLGSSMNISFNSQAPAQPRPQTAANLSPSVVDQLQKIKDSCDPSSANCAFQAYFYNKVPVEQALLYTKPPGQDQAKWDQAIKNRPDSSSVPVLAVGFSDLQKRVLLQQQQVNAYRLRMHEINNKLNELSTRHDLYTTVKISEMKARHSKLVHRTLALAVKIQVLKSRGYVLRPDEEVLKQKFEALNKEIDNPAVFGRINEVWARMKVLRERARALDQQISVYGNTASSGINSTSASNGTSAVGTSNILDWERDEEQLDKLSKILKAQQMGISYLAKVLTDDTEQVDSMLSKLEEGVVR; encoded by the coding sequence ATGAGCACGCCAATGTTTTCGTGGTCGAAACCCAGTGACCAGTTGAACCAGTCGACGCTAGGTTCGGGTGTGTCAGGTGCACAGGCCGGTGGTTCGTTATTTGGTACCGCAGGTGGAAATGCTGCTGGCCAGCCTGCTAACCAGGGCTTTGGTTCAGCAACGGGTTCGGGATTCGGTGCTGGATTCGGTGCTGGTGGCACGAATTCTTTCTCacaacagcctcaacagcagactcaacagttgctgctacagcctcaacaacaacagcagcagcagcagcaacagcaacagctgcaGAATGGACTGGGTTCGTCCATGAATATCAGCTTCAACTCACAGGCTCCTGCCCAACCTCGTCCTCAGACGGCGGCGAATCTGTCACCGTCGGTGGTGGACCAGCTGCAAAAGATTAAAGACTCGTGCGACCCATCGAGCGCGAATTGCGCTTTTCAGGCGTATTTTTATAACAAAGTGCCTGTTGAACAGGCTCTTTTATACACCAAACCCCCGGGTCAAGATCAGGCCAAATGGGACCAAGCTATCAAGAACCGGCCCGATTCGTCGTCTGTACCGGTATTGGCAGTAGGTTTTTCGGATTTACAGAAACGGGTACTGctacaacaacagcaagtCAATGCTTATCGACTGAGAATGCACGAAATTAATAACAAGCTCAATGAACTATCCACTCGTCACGATCTGTATACGACAGTGAAAATCAGTGAAATGAAGGCTCGTCATAGCAAACTTGTACATCGAACTCTAGCATTAGCAGTGAAAATCCAGGTTTTGAAAAGTCGAGGGTATGTTTTAAGGCCTGATGAAGAGGTGCTGAAACAGAAGTTCGAGGCTTTAAATAAAGAAATCGATAACCCAGCGGTATTTGGACGCATCAACGAAGTCTGGGCACGAATGAAGGTTCTGAGAGAACGCGCTCGCGCCCTGGACCAGCAGATATCCGTGTATGGCAACACCGCCTCGTCTGGTATCAATTCCACTTCTGCATCCAATGGCACATCTGCTGTTGGCACCTCTAACATCCTCGACTGGGAACGCGACGAAGAGCAGCTCGACAAACTGTCCAAGATCCTCAAAGCCCAGCAAATGGGCATCTCGTATCTGGCCAAGGTTCTCACTGACGACACCGAGCAGGTCGACTCTATGCTGTCGAAACTCGAAGAGGGTGTCGTCAGGTAA